Below is a genomic region from Malassezia restricta chromosome VIII, complete sequence.
GAACCGTATGGAGCGTCGACTGATAGCGTAGTCGATGCCCGTCCAGAGCGTCGTGCCCGCGACGATGCCTTCGAGCACGCGAacggcgcgcgtcgtgtgtGGATGCGTTTGCACGGACTCGGGCAGTAGCGGCAGGAGCGTGAGCACGCCGaccagcacgagctgcagaaACGTATTGCCCTTGCTGATGCGCGTGGGCGTCACATGGACGCTGGGCAGGCGCGGATTGAAGtagcgcgcgagcgtgcgggGCGGCGCGAGCGAGCGGTACCGCATCACGAACGCGAGTCCCACGAGAAACACGTCGCGGCCGAGAATGAGGCCCACGAGCGGCCACGGCATCGCACCGCCCAGGCCGAGTGACACGACCATCGTGCCCATCAGCAGCTTGTCGGCGGCGGGATCGGCAATGCTGCCAAACACCGTCTGGGTGCCGTAGCGCCGCGCGATCCATCCGTCCAGCAGGTCCGTGCAGCCCGCGACGCCCAAGAGGCCCAGCGCCAGGGGCGACTGGTGCGTCATGACGGCCCATCCAATCGCAGGACACAgggccatgcgcgacatggtcaaCAGGTTGGGGACAGTCACAATGTCTTCCGACAGCTTGACGGGCGGGGGGCGCGACCACACCACCCGCGACGTGGCCAGGGTGCGCAGACCGAGGCGCCTCGCAAGCACGCCGCGGTGCAGGGCAACGGCG
It encodes:
- a CDS encoding cardiolipin synthase, giving the protein MLAVALHRGVLARRLGLRTLATSRVVWSRPPPVKLSEDIVTVPNLLTMSRMALCPAIGWAVMTHQSPLALGLLGVAGCTDLLDGWIARRYGTQTVFGSIADPAADKLLMGTMVVSLGLGGAMPWPLVGLILGRDVFLVGLAFVMRYRSLAPPRTLARYFNPRLPSVHVTPTRISKGNTFLQLVLVGVLTLLPLLPESVQTHPHTTRAVRVLEGIVAGTTLWTGIDYAISRRSIRFLHVT